The Desulfohalovibrio reitneri genome contains a region encoding:
- the lysA gene encoding diaminopimelate decarboxylase, with protein sequence MNHFQYRDGVLHAEEVPVRTLLEEYGSPLYIYSSATFRRHFKAFDSAFEGLDHLTCYSVKANSNVHILKMLGEMGAGTDIVSGGELHRAMAAGIKPEKIVYSGVAKTALEIRQALSAGILMFNAESLDELRLIDSVARDMGKVAPVALRINPDVDPQTHPYISTGMKKNKFGLDMETALEGYRLAKDAEGLNPIGIDCHIGSQLTSIAPFLEALDKVLAFVERLKEMGLELSYMDLGGGLGITYDEEEPPHPKEFGQALSERLKGVGLKIILEPGRVIAGNAGILAFQVIYTKESEIKKFLIVDAAMNDLVRPSLYGSYHRIAEVEPKGRPMETVDVVGGICETTDFLASDRDLPWAEQGEYLAAFSAGAYGFTMASQYNSRPRPAEVLVDGDSSRLIRRRETYQDLIAPETNL encoded by the coding sequence ATGAATCATTTCCAATACCGCGACGGAGTCCTGCACGCGGAAGAGGTGCCGGTGCGCACCCTTCTGGAGGAGTATGGTTCCCCCCTGTACATTTATAGTTCTGCCACATTCCGCCGCCATTTCAAGGCGTTCGATTCGGCCTTCGAGGGGCTCGACCACCTGACCTGTTATTCGGTCAAGGCTAACTCCAACGTCCATATTCTGAAGATGCTCGGTGAGATGGGCGCGGGCACGGACATCGTCTCCGGCGGGGAATTGCACCGGGCCATGGCCGCGGGTATCAAGCCAGAAAAGATCGTTTACTCCGGCGTGGCCAAGACCGCCCTTGAGATTAGACAGGCGCTGAGTGCGGGCATTCTCATGTTCAACGCGGAATCCCTGGACGAACTGCGCCTCATCGATTCCGTGGCCCGCGACATGGGTAAAGTGGCTCCGGTCGCCCTGCGGATCAATCCCGACGTGGATCCGCAGACCCACCCCTACATCTCCACAGGCATGAAAAAGAACAAGTTCGGCCTGGACATGGAGACCGCTCTTGAAGGGTACCGCCTGGCCAAGGACGCCGAGGGGCTGAACCCCATCGGCATTGATTGTCACATCGGCTCGCAGCTCACCTCCATCGCCCCCTTCCTGGAAGCCCTGGACAAGGTGCTTGCCTTTGTGGAGCGGCTCAAGGAGATGGGGCTTGAATTGAGCTACATGGACCTCGGCGGCGGCCTGGGGATCACCTACGACGAGGAAGAGCCACCGCATCCCAAAGAGTTCGGCCAGGCGTTGAGCGAACGGCTCAAGGGTGTGGGGTTGAAGATCATCCTCGAGCCCGGGCGTGTCATCGCGGGTAACGCCGGTATTCTGGCATTCCAGGTTATCTACACCAAGGAATCCGAGATCAAGAAGTTCCTCATTGTGGACGCGGCAATGAACGATCTTGTCCGTCCTTCCCTGTACGGCTCCTACCATCGCATCGCCGAAGTGGAACCCAAAGGGAGACCGATGGAGACCGTAGACGTGGTCGGCGGCATCTGCGAAACCACAGACTTCCTGGCCAGTGACCGCGACCTTCCTTGGGCTGAACAAGGCGAATACCTGGCAGCCTTTTCCGCAGGGGCGTACGGCTTTACCATGGCCTCGCAGTACAACTCACGGCCAAGGCCGGCCGAGGTTCTGGTGGATGGTGACTCCTCGCGCCTCATCCGCCGCCGAGAAACCTACCAGGACCTCATTGCGCCCGAAACCAACTTGTAA
- the tpiA gene encoding triose-phosphate isomerase, which yields MKKLMAANWKMHKTATEAEETAREVVRLLDGKLAGDRSVLIFPPFTAIQAVAAVLSGRPGYYWGGQNFHPKDEGAFTGEVSPEMLLDLGCSYALAGHSERRWVFGESDELVGEKVAFGLQKGLRMVLCIGEKLEERKADKVEEVISRQLEAGLAGVNEDVAPESLAVAYEPVWAIGTGEVAGPEEISEAHTQTRVKLRELLGNTADQIPILYGGSVKPANAEQIMELDNVDGVLVGGASLAADSFSGIVPA from the coding sequence ATGAAAAAGCTGATGGCCGCCAACTGGAAGATGCACAAGACGGCCACCGAGGCCGAGGAAACGGCCAGGGAGGTTGTGCGGTTGCTGGACGGCAAGCTGGCCGGGGATCGTTCGGTGCTCATCTTCCCCCCCTTCACCGCGATCCAGGCCGTGGCGGCGGTCCTTTCCGGGCGGCCCGGCTACTATTGGGGGGGGCAGAATTTCCACCCCAAGGACGAAGGCGCATTTACCGGTGAAGTTTCCCCGGAAATGCTGCTGGATCTTGGTTGCTCCTACGCTCTGGCCGGACACTCCGAGCGCCGTTGGGTATTTGGCGAATCGGACGAGCTGGTGGGGGAAAAAGTCGCCTTTGGACTGCAAAAGGGCTTACGCATGGTGCTCTGCATCGGCGAAAAGCTGGAGGAACGCAAGGCCGACAAGGTCGAGGAAGTCATCTCCCGGCAGCTCGAGGCCGGACTCGCCGGAGTGAACGAAGACGTGGCTCCGGAAAGCCTTGCTGTGGCCTACGAACCCGTCTGGGCCATCGGCACGGGCGAAGTGGCCGGACCGGAGGAGATTTCCGAAGCCCACACGCAGACTCGCGTCAAGCTAAGGGAATTACTGGGCAATACCGCCGACCAGATACCTATTCTCTATGGTGGAAGCGTCAAGCCAGCCAATGCCGAACAGATAATGGAGCTTGACAATGTTGACGGAGTCTTGGTAGGAGGCGCCTCTTTGGCAGCGGACAGTTTCAGCGGCATTGTGCCGGCCTGA
- the secG gene encoding preprotein translocase subunit SecG: MSGLVLTIHIIICLFLVAVVLLQTGKEGMGVIFGGGSESAFGGGGAGGLLVKITAFLAVAFLLTSLAYNKLTGVQALSNDSIMMRSMPASQEEVKEDEDQPKPEVLFEDSETDGGEQTSQ; the protein is encoded by the coding sequence GTGAGCGGACTCGTTCTGACCATACACATCATCATCTGCCTCTTCCTCGTCGCCGTGGTGCTGCTGCAAACCGGCAAGGAAGGAATGGGCGTCATCTTCGGCGGCGGCAGTGAGTCCGCCTTCGGGGGTGGCGGCGCCGGAGGACTGCTGGTGAAGATCACCGCGTTTCTGGCGGTGGCCTTTCTCCTCACCTCCCTTGCTTACAACAAGCTCACCGGTGTGCAGGCCCTGTCCAACGACTCCATCATGATGCGCAGCATGCCCGCCTCCCAAGAGGAAGTGAAAGAAGACGAGGACCAGCCCAAGCCCGAGGTTCTCTTCGAGGACTCCGAAACCGATGGCGGTGAGCAGACTTCTCAGTAA
- a CDS encoding flagellar biosynthesis anti-sigma factor FlgM: protein MEDWHPGQDAHAAIPRGLESEEERGERIARLKSQVQEGKYKPLLNIVADELLSEGLLNVVDELSGEGEEDD, encoded by the coding sequence ATGGAAGACTGGCATCCTGGGCAAGACGCGCATGCCGCGATACCTCGTGGACTGGAAAGCGAGGAGGAGCGGGGCGAACGCATAGCCCGCCTCAAGAGCCAGGTTCAGGAGGGCAAGTACAAACCTCTGCTGAACATCGTGGCTGACGAACTCCTCTCCGAGGGGCTGCTCAACGTCGTGGACGAGCTGTCCGGAGAAGGGGAGGAGGATGACTAG